tgttgaAGTGGTCCCCTTAGAGCAAAAGCTTGAGGATGCTGACGCTGCAGCTTAGTTTCTTAGGAGTTTTAtctactttatattattttgaaatacttttctACTCGTACCACTTGCGGTACTCTTTATctttaagtttcaaatttagATCTCTTTTACTTAAAGTTTAAATTCTGAAGTCTTATAAGATGACTGTAATCCTTTACTCAACTGTTATTCTATTCTTGACTGTTTTCCtatattatgcatgatgacgtctttattatatatgtctTTGTTATATAATTGAGATGTCACAAAAAGTGTAAAAAGAATCATAACATAATGTGGGTAAAATTTGGTTcttaaataatagtaaaagacaaaaaattgagtcacctttcttctattttctgcACATAATTattagtcttttaaaaaaaaagtagttatatattaatttagttatgGCTAAAACAATTAACTAACTAAAATTAGTTCCTACAAATCATAATTCAAATTGACGAGTAATTAAAACATGATTCACTTAATGATCATGTTTAGATTATATATGAACTATTGGAGactaaagtatatatatttggaaaataataagttttatgagagaattaaaaaaaatctatttttttttttttcatgtaagtAGTAACAGAATACGCACTAATACTTTACGTTTGAATTTAGGAACTGCAAACATGTATGCTTATTTGTAagctttcaaataaaaaataaattttgtttaaggAATGCAACATAAAATAGAAAGATTAATAACAACGAGGAATTTAATTTTGTGTAATTATTTCTAATGATATAAAGtttccatgttttttttttatttattttctcaactACAGTTTCATGCAAATCCAGATTACTGTGCGTAATTTATACAGACACGTTGATTAAAGAATTCGAGCGAAAGAATTAAGTGTTGGAAGCCATGTTTGGAGTTGAAACTTCATTGCTACAAATGGGACAAACCTTCTTAATTTGAAGCCACTTGCTTATGCAATCTGCATGATAAGGGTGCTCACATTGAAGTGCCACCAATGCTTCATTATCTTCATATTCAACCTGACAAATCACACAGCGATCGATTCCACTTTTTGTTTCATCACGTTGCCAAGTATAAGGGTTTAAGCATATAGAGATTTCATTTACGGATAATCCTCTCGTTTCTTCTCCTATAAACTCTCCCAACTCCATTAACTCTTCATAAGATAATTCATCTGGATCAATCTcatcttcttccatttcttcttcttcatcatcatcatcgttatcattgctttcttcatcttcaagaAACTGAAGATCAGAGTTAAACTCATGACTCTCTACGAAGTCAGGATCACTCAGATATTCATCACTTTCACTTTCAATGGTTGAAAGCATTGTGAACTCTCTCTCGTGTTCCTGCATGCTCAATGCTAGAATAAAATCGAAGTCAACTTCTTCTAGTTCAACGTAAGGGTTTTGGGAGCACTGTTTTCCCTCATCACCTTCCattgaaggagaaaaaaaagggTGTTCCAATGAAGTTGGTGGGTTGATAACAAATTAATGCGACTGGGGTATTTGAGTGG
This DNA window, taken from Vigna radiata var. radiata cultivar VC1973A chromosome 5, Vradiata_ver6, whole genome shotgun sequence, encodes the following:
- the LOC106761735 gene encoding E3 ubiquitin ligase BIG BROTHER-related-like — translated: MEGDEGKQCSQNPYVELEEVDFDFILALSMQEHEREFTMLSTIESESDEYLSDPDFVESHEFNSDLQFLEDEESNDNDDDDEEEEMEEDEIDPDELSYEELMELGEFIGEETRGLSVNEISICLNPYTWQRDETKSGIDRCVICQVEYEDNEALVALQCEHPYHADCISKWLQIKKVCPICSNEVSTPNMASNT